From the Candidatus Poribacteria bacterium genome, one window contains:
- a CDS encoding MFS transporter, protein MGNFDFLAIPYLIDLTIAASAILINLFAQNLGATPFQLGLLGFSWGIVYSFASFISGRLADRGPRRLFLIFGLSIYGAVIIGYSFSGSVRDLIMLNLLSGLGSAFFWPVFETFLHEEADPGGTNRRMGFFNLGWTMGIISGSAVGGYLMAFGPRSVFRFLGGLIFLTLSYLSLRLRGCPAKVTSVGEEDMRKKVSLPDLRGRLKFLYVAWIANFVLFFSGAATSNMFPKVARVEGIPDGIIGVLLSLINVGQGITFFILSRTSIWHYRMTPIFAFEGVSLVGMLLLGFGGERSTYAFGMLLQGLGRGMTYASSLLYVLSATESKGANAGVHEMLVGSAFTLGPLLAGLVAQKIALKAAFHLASIVILLGWIAQASIILKFRGETSRP, encoded by the coding sequence ATGGGGAATTTCGACTTTCTGGCCATCCCCTATCTGATAGATCTCACCATAGCGGCGAGCGCCATATTGATCAACCTGTTCGCTCAGAACTTAGGCGCGACGCCGTTTCAGCTTGGATTGTTGGGGTTTTCGTGGGGGATCGTCTATTCGTTCGCCTCCTTCATCTCGGGGAGATTGGCCGATAGAGGGCCGCGGAGGCTGTTCCTGATCTTTGGCCTGTCGATATACGGCGCCGTGATAATAGGGTACAGTTTCTCCGGATCTGTGAGGGATCTGATCATGCTTAACCTCCTGAGCGGGTTGGGGAGCGCCTTCTTCTGGCCGGTCTTTGAGACCTTCCTACATGAGGAGGCCGATCCGGGCGGGACGAACAGACGGATGGGTTTTTTCAACCTCGGATGGACGATGGGGATAATATCCGGATCGGCCGTGGGAGGATATCTGATGGCCTTCGGCCCGCGCTCCGTCTTCAGGTTCCTGGGCGGTTTGATCTTCCTGACGTTGAGCTATCTCTCGCTGAGATTGAGGGGCTGCCCAGCGAAGGTGACCTCCGTAGGAGAGGAGGACATGAGGAAAAAGGTCTCTCTGCCTGATCTGAGGGGAAGGTTGAAATTCCTCTATGTGGCCTGGATCGCCAATTTCGTCCTCTTCTTCTCCGGCGCTGCCACGTCTAACATGTTTCCCAAAGTTGCCAGAGTGGAGGGGATACCGGATGGGATCATAGGGGTTTTGCTCTCGCTGATAAACGTCGGCCAGGGGATAACCTTCTTCATCCTCTCGCGCACGTCGATCTGGCATTACAGGATGACGCCGATATTCGCCTTCGAGGGCGTCTCACTGGTGGGAATGCTCCTCCTGGGATTCGGCGGAGAGCGATCGACGTATGCGTTTGGGATGCTGTTGCAGGGGCTGGGACGTGGAATGACCTATGCATCGAGCCTGCTATATGTCCTCTCAGCCACTGAATCCAAAGGGGCAAATGCGGGCGTTCATGAGATGCTGGTCGGATCGGCCTTCACCCTTGGACCGCTTCTGGCGGGCCTTGTGGCCCAGAAGATAGCCCTGAAGGCGGCTTTCCATCTGGCCTCCATCGTGATCCTTCTGGGCTGGATCGCTCAGGCGAGCATAATCCTCAAGTTCCGAGGGGAAACCTCACGCCCTTGA
- a CDS encoding GIY-YIG nuclease family protein, which produces MIRGVYQLLIRLDRDELIRIGRLGTFHFPAGYYIYTGSAMSGVEGRVSRHLRSDKKLRWHVDYLLERAKVVGVHEIWTDERIECELNLQTLSLFGAYVVVPGFGSSDCRCPSHLIYLGEERWGISTFWPSPI; this is translated from the coding sequence ATGATCAGGGGAGTCTATCAACTTCTGATACGCCTCGATAGGGATGAATTGATCCGGATCGGCCGGCTTGGCACCTTCCACTTCCCAGCCGGATATTACATCTACACCGGAAGCGCTATGTCCGGAGTGGAGGGAAGGGTGTCCAGACATCTGAGATCTGACAAAAAGCTCAGATGGCATGTGGATTACCTCCTCGAGAGGGCAAAGGTTGTGGGTGTACATGAGATCTGGACGGATGAGAGGATTGAGTGTGAGCTGAACCTGCAGACCCTATCCCTATTCGGTGCTTATGTGGTGGTGCCGGGATTCGGCTCGAGCGATTGTCGATGTCCCTCTCATCTGATCTATCTGGGAGAGGAGAGATGGGGAATTTCGACTTTCTGGCCATCCCCTATCTGA